From the Manihot esculenta cultivar AM560-2 chromosome 3, M.esculenta_v8, whole genome shotgun sequence genome, one window contains:
- the LOC110611101 gene encoding glycogen [starch] synthase-like, whose translation MAPKRRSTATADSRRVRTFTGRNPPTPATATTSPSSTSATVRVPAPLDSIAAAPSPPSRVVQSALNKIHAPIADTNPRAKPLPRASPQPSATTNGEPLSDLHDSTSTSSADQSPTDNPAVVNTSVAGTRTRLGRGRHHLPPAPSRLNGNLQFTNANERARYAFVSTLPIVQGPIIPPSHDLIESSKKEVLYVQLLLPQPWLILHLALHKLFRPSTPELIRWRVDSKKSWSVLPLI comes from the exons ATGGCTCCCAAACGACGCTCCACCGCCACCGCTGACAGCCGGCGAGTTCGTACCTTTACCGGTCGCAACCCGCCAACACCCGCCACCGCCACCACTTCTCCATCGTCGACGTCCGCCACCGTCCGCGTGCCAGCTCCACTCGATTCCATTGCCGCCGCTCCTTCTCCGCCGTCTCGCGTCGTGCAATCTGCCTTGAATAAAATACACGCGCCCATCGCGGACACCAACCCACGTGCCAAGCCACTACCTCGCGCTAGTCCACAACCCTCAGCCACCACCAACGGTGAACCACTTTCTGACTTGCATGACTCCACTTCCACCTCTTCAGCAGACCAGTCTCCTACCGATAATCCGGCTGTGGTAAATACTTCTGTTGCTGGTACCCGGACACGACTTGGGAGGGGCAGACATCACTTACCTCCGGCTCCATCACGATTGAACGGTAATCTTCAATTTACAAATGCAAACGAAAGAGCCAGGTATGCCTTCGTTTCGACTCTCCCTATTGTACAAG GTCCCATCATCCCACCATCCCACGATCTGATCGAGTCTTCAAAAAAGGAAGTGCTTTACGTACAGCTCCTGTTGCCTCAACCATGGCTAATCCTCCATTTGGCGCTCCACAAGCTTTTCAGGCCCTCAACACCAGAATTGATCAGATGGAGAGTCGATTCGAAAAAATCTTGGAGCGTGTTGCCACTCATCTAG